The Parabacteroides sp. AD58 genome includes a window with the following:
- a CDS encoding DUF4292 domain-containing protein: protein MVTLLGFYGCKSAKVPGGKEKVNTKELKEFVASMQEQEPAFRTFSARLSVDLQTGDKTMGSRVELKLVKDSALQLSVQPFLGIEVFRMELTPDSVKVMDRMNKRYVAEGYTALKEEWPIDFNFYNLQALFVHQLFLPGEQEVEGVHYDQFRLDREGAITRLHARDRMDLRYCFEANSSEQLLSTLITEGNGRYSLLWKYLSLEAQPSVAWLFPLQMQVSFRDEGIRKGGMDIRFSRLQWDKPLNMDFSVPAKYKRITFADIIKMIGGK, encoded by the coding sequence GTGGTCACCCTCCTGGGGTTCTACGGGTGTAAGTCGGCGAAGGTACCGGGTGGAAAAGAGAAAGTCAACACCAAGGAACTGAAAGAATTTGTGGCGTCGATGCAGGAGCAGGAACCCGCTTTCCGCACGTTCTCGGCCCGTCTGAGCGTCGATCTCCAGACAGGGGATAAAACGATGGGCTCGCGGGTGGAACTGAAGCTGGTCAAAGACAGTGCCCTGCAGTTGTCTGTTCAGCCCTTCCTGGGGATTGAAGTCTTCCGGATGGAGCTGACCCCCGACAGTGTGAAGGTCATGGACCGGATGAACAAACGCTATGTAGCCGAAGGGTACACGGCCCTGAAGGAAGAATGGCCCATCGACTTCAACTTCTATAACCTCCAGGCCCTCTTTGTGCATCAGCTTTTCCTGCCGGGTGAGCAGGAGGTGGAAGGCGTGCATTACGACCAGTTCCGCCTCGACCGGGAAGGAGCGATCACCCGCCTGCATGCGCGTGACCGGATGGACCTGCGTTACTGCTTCGAGGCAAACAGCAGCGAACAGCTGCTTTCTACCCTCATCACAGAAGGCAACGGCCGGTATTCCCTGCTCTGGAAATACCTCAGTCTGGAGGCCCAGCCGTCGGTTGCCTGGCTTTTCCCCCTGCAGATGCAGGTGTCGTTCCGGGATGAAGGTATCCGGAAGGGCGGGATGGATATCCGTTTCTCCCGTCTCCAGTGGGATAAGCCGTTAAATATGGATTTTTCGGTTCCTGCAAAATATAAACGCATTACCTTTGCAGACATAATAAAAATGATTGGAGGAAAATAG
- a CDS encoding murein hydrolase activator EnvC family protein, with amino-acid sequence MRLIHLLIFLVFAGSVWAQQSARVRELEKQRKETLEEIRKTGELLKQTQATEKDVTRRLKLISQQILSRKKVISLLNQEMEVINIQIIDMGKQIRVLETQLQQKKESYGKSVRSMYRRHASQDKLLFILSAESFGQSLRRMRYLREYAQWQKRQATDIITRQSEINRQQLELKKTREEKTRLLASREEEQQKLEVEEQSQKDEIAQLGKKKSQLQAQLREKQKQADQLNRMIEKQIAEEIAQAERERKAREAAARKNKKGDTTTPLEERKADVKGGYAMTKEEKALSNYFSENRGRLPYPVTGSSHRIIAPFGEHQHAALEHVRTNNNGIDILASTGAEARAVFNGVVTRVFTIPGFNNSIIIRHGNYLTVYSNLSQVYVKAGDKVSTRQKIGKIFLDPSDNTTVLHFQLWKEKSKQDPEPWLGN; translated from the coding sequence ATGAGACTGATTCATCTATTGATATTTCTGGTATTCGCCGGTTCGGTATGGGCCCAGCAGTCGGCCCGGGTGCGTGAACTGGAGAAACAGCGGAAAGAGACGCTGGAGGAGATCCGTAAGACCGGAGAGCTCCTGAAACAGACACAAGCGACGGAGAAAGACGTAACCCGCCGCCTGAAGCTGATTTCCCAGCAGATCCTCTCGCGTAAGAAAGTCATCAGCCTGCTGAACCAGGAGATGGAAGTCATCAACATCCAGATCATCGACATGGGGAAACAGATCCGTGTCCTCGAAACCCAGTTGCAGCAGAAGAAGGAGAGCTACGGCAAGTCGGTACGCAGCATGTACCGCCGTCATGCCTCTCAGGACAAGCTCCTCTTCATCCTTTCGGCCGAGAGCTTCGGACAGTCGCTCCGCCGGATGCGTTACCTGCGTGAATATGCCCAGTGGCAGAAACGGCAGGCTACCGACATCATCACCCGTCAGTCGGAGATCAACCGCCAGCAGCTGGAGCTGAAGAAGACGCGCGAAGAGAAGACCCGCCTCCTGGCAAGCCGTGAGGAGGAACAGCAGAAGCTGGAGGTCGAAGAACAGAGCCAGAAAGATGAGATCGCCCAGTTGGGCAAGAAGAAATCGCAGCTCCAGGCCCAGCTCCGCGAGAAACAGAAACAGGCCGACCAGCTGAACCGGATGATCGAAAAGCAGATCGCCGAAGAGATCGCCCAGGCTGAGCGTGAACGGAAGGCCCGTGAGGCGGCTGCCCGGAAGAACAAGAAAGGCGATACCACTACTCCGCTGGAAGAACGGAAGGCCGACGTGAAAGGTGGATATGCCATGACGAAGGAAGAGAAGGCCCTCTCCAACTATTTCTCCGAGAACCGGGGCCGTCTGCCCTACCCCGTGACAGGCAGTTCACATCGTATCATCGCTCCCTTCGGTGAGCATCAGCATGCCGCCCTCGAGCATGTACGTACCAATAATAATGGAATCGATATCCTGGCTTCTACGGGAGCCGAAGCCCGTGCCGTCTTCAACGGTGTGGTTACCCGTGTATTCACCATCCCCGGGTTCAACAACTCCATCATCATCCGTCACGGTAATTACCTCACGGTCTACAGTAACCTGAGCCAGGTCTATGTCAAAGCCGGCGATAAGGTCTCTACCCGTCAGAAGATCGGAAAGATCTTCCTCGATCCGTCCGACAACACCACCGTTCTCCATTTCCAGCTCTGGAAGGAAAAGTCCAAACAGGATCCGGAGCCATGGCTGGGCAATTGA
- a CDS encoding TIGR00730 family Rossman fold protein, with protein sequence MIKTICIYCASSTQIDPVYFDHARLLGRQLAEAHIRIVNGAGNIGLMGAVSDAALDAGGEVTGVIPRFMVEQGWNHPGLTETIVVNDMHERKQTMARLSDAVIALPGGYGTLEELLEIITWKQLGLYLNPIVILNTNGYYDPLLLMFEKAVEGRFMRPLHADLWAVAHTPDEAVHLVQTLPVYDKNIRQVAKY encoded by the coding sequence ATGATCAAAACTATCTGTATCTACTGTGCATCCAGCACCCAGATCGATCCAGTCTATTTCGACCACGCCCGCCTCTTGGGGAGACAATTGGCGGAGGCACATATCCGGATCGTCAATGGAGCAGGCAATATCGGCCTGATGGGAGCTGTCTCTGATGCCGCCCTCGATGCCGGGGGTGAAGTAACGGGTGTAATCCCGCGCTTCATGGTGGAACAGGGTTGGAATCATCCCGGATTAACAGAAACGATCGTTGTCAACGATATGCACGAGCGGAAGCAGACCATGGCGCGTCTCTCGGATGCCGTCATTGCCTTGCCGGGCGGATATGGAACCCTCGAAGAACTGCTCGAGATTATCACGTGGAAGCAATTGGGCCTCTATCTCAATCCTATTGTCATTCTGAATACGAACGGATATTACGATCCGCTGCTGCTCATGTTTGAGAAGGCTGTCGAAGGACGATTCATGCGTCCGTTGCATGCAGATCTGTGGGCCGTGGCCCATACGCCCGATGAGGCTGTTCACTTGGTGCAGACCCTTCCGGTGTATGACAAGAACATTCGTCAGGTGGCCAAGTATTGA
- a CDS encoding UDP-N-acetylglucosamine 4,6-dehydratase family protein — protein sequence MNQFLVNLFRLRQLKYVNRWVIFCLDLFLSWVASLLTLLLIKFVYESLAVTPQVLCTLSVASIVAAGISFALLKTYKNIIRHSAFTEVGRLGVASFLKSVLLCLFLGVWHFFPADIILLGGIFDFGATFFLLSFSRALMIITYRYLVYNMNPQSDKVLIYYDPQSEDTSLASLMQEQSKYKIRGFIQIGQSARYRLNGLTVYSVNSEEDFQRLFNNIPFNTLVFPSQKAAQQEKDRLVRYCSHRRVKMLVLPPVDVLGKEKNRLKALPEIRIEDLLGRDEIKINLDEIRDSLKGKVVMVTGAAGSIGSELCRQLCTFGLKELILFDSAETPMHNIRLELEDKFPQVHFEPVMGDIRMIHRVESVFDRFRPQYVFHAAAYKHVPLMEENPCEAVHTNVFGTRLVANMAVKYDVEKFIMISTDKAVNPTNVMGASKRLAEIYVQSLSIAISKGEMPGKTRFITTRFGNVLGSNGSVIPRFREQLAKGGPLTVTHPDIIRYFMTIPEACRLVLEAAFMGKGNEIFVFDMGSPVKIADLARRMIELSGLTVGKDIDIIYTGLRPGEKLYEELLATKENTLPTDNSQIYRAQVREYDYHQVDHAIDELTDLAIRVQKMDTVRMMKQIVPEFKSKNSIYEQLDN from the coding sequence ATGAATCAATTTTTGGTCAATCTATTTCGTTTACGCCAGCTGAAATATGTAAACCGTTGGGTTATATTTTGCTTGGATTTATTTTTATCGTGGGTCGCGAGCTTACTCACCCTCCTGTTGATTAAGTTCGTTTATGAAAGCCTGGCAGTGACGCCTCAAGTACTGTGCACGCTTTCGGTAGCTTCTATTGTAGCGGCGGGCATCAGCTTTGCCCTGCTGAAGACGTACAAGAACATCATCCGTCACTCGGCCTTTACCGAAGTGGGGCGTTTGGGCGTAGCCTCTTTCCTGAAATCTGTACTATTATGTCTTTTCCTGGGTGTCTGGCATTTCTTCCCCGCCGACATCATCCTTTTAGGAGGAATCTTTGATTTTGGAGCCACCTTCTTCCTCCTCTCCTTTTCCCGGGCATTGATGATTATCACCTATCGCTACCTGGTTTATAACATGAATCCCCAGAGCGATAAAGTATTGATTTATTACGATCCACAGTCTGAAGATACCAGCCTTGCTTCCCTGATGCAAGAGCAGAGCAAATACAAGATCCGGGGCTTTATCCAGATCGGTCAGTCGGCCCGTTACCGCCTGAACGGCCTGACCGTCTATTCCGTAAATTCTGAAGAAGACTTCCAGCGTCTCTTCAACAATATTCCTTTTAATACGTTAGTTTTCCCGAGCCAGAAGGCTGCCCAGCAGGAGAAAGACCGCCTGGTGCGCTATTGTTCGCACCGCCGGGTGAAGATGCTGGTACTTCCGCCCGTGGATGTATTGGGCAAGGAAAAGAATCGCCTGAAGGCCCTGCCGGAAATCCGCATCGAAGACCTTTTAGGGCGTGACGAGATTAAGATCAACCTCGACGAGATACGCGATTCCCTCAAAGGGAAAGTAGTGATGGTAACGGGTGCCGCCGGTTCCATCGGTAGCGAACTCTGCCGTCAGCTCTGTACCTTCGGACTGAAGGAACTCATCCTCTTCGACAGTGCCGAGACCCCGATGCACAACATTCGCCTCGAGCTGGAAGACAAATTCCCTCAGGTACATTTCGAGCCGGTCATGGGTGATATCCGTATGATTCACCGTGTAGAGAGTGTCTTCGACCGCTTCCGTCCGCAGTATGTCTTCCATGCGGCTGCCTACAAGCATGTGCCCCTGATGGAAGAGAACCCCTGCGAGGCGGTGCATACCAATGTCTTTGGTACCCGTCTGGTAGCCAATATGGCAGTGAAATATGATGTCGAGAAATTCATCATGATATCGACCGACAAGGCCGTGAACCCCACCAACGTGATGGGAGCCTCCAAGCGCCTGGCGGAGATTTACGTGCAGAGCCTGAGTATCGCCATCAGTAAGGGCGAGATGCCGGGCAAGACCCGTTTCATCACTACCCGCTTCGGCAATGTATTGGGCAGTAACGGTTCGGTCATCCCCCGTTTCCGCGAACAGCTGGCAAAGGGTGGCCCGCTGACGGTCACTCACCCCGACATCATCCGTTACTTCATGACCATCCCCGAAGCCTGTCGCCTCGTGCTCGAAGCTGCTTTCATGGGCAAGGGCAACGAGATCTTTGTCTTCGATATGGGTAGTCCGGTCAAGATTGCCGACCTGGCACGCCGGATGATCGAGCTTTCCGGCCTGACTGTCGGAAAAGATATCGACATCATCTACACCGGTCTGCGTCCGGGCGAAAAGCTCTACGAAGAGCTGTTGGCAACGAAGGAAAACACCCTTCCGACCGACAATTCCCAGATCTACCGTGCTCAGGTACGCGAATACGACTATCATCAGGTCGATCATGCCATCGACGAGCTGACCGACCTCGCCATCCGTGTCCAAAAGATGGATACCGTCCGCATGATGAAACAGATCGTACCCGAATTCAAGAGCAAGAATTCCATCTACGAACAGCTGGACAATTGA
- a CDS encoding endonuclease/exonuclease/phosphatase family protein: MTYNTSHFFWDRQQTMREAAAYIRQLQPDIICMQEAPDGAYYQADTVRKAFSYVPHHCVSGRTDHLPMMIGSRYPLQHIRTLYFKNSVNLAMIADVCMPTDTIRLFCNHLETTSVNQYRGQIQAASKPWMFRLKAGVKLILRMKENFRKRAAQADYIAEEIRRSPYPVVVCGDFNDTPASYAYHRMKGALTDGFRDAGRGYQYTFRQLKRIWRIDYIFYSDELKGLSYDSPDTPYSDHKMVVWRGCIEQK; the protein is encoded by the coding sequence GTGACTTACAACACCTCCCATTTCTTTTGGGACAGACAGCAGACGATGCGGGAGGCGGCGGCTTATATCCGCCAGTTGCAACCCGATATTATCTGTATGCAGGAGGCCCCCGATGGAGCCTACTACCAGGCTGACACCGTTCGGAAAGCATTCAGCTACGTCCCCCATCACTGTGTTAGCGGACGTACCGACCACCTGCCGATGATGATTGGCAGCCGGTATCCCCTGCAGCATATACGGACTCTCTATTTCAAGAACTCCGTCAATCTGGCGATGATCGCCGATGTCTGTATGCCTACCGATACCATCCGCCTCTTCTGCAACCACCTGGAGACAACCAGTGTGAACCAGTACCGCGGACAGATACAGGCTGCTTCCAAGCCCTGGATGTTCCGCCTGAAAGCCGGTGTCAAACTGATCCTGCGGATGAAAGAGAACTTCCGGAAGCGGGCGGCGCAGGCCGACTATATTGCTGAAGAGATTCGTCGTTCCCCCTACCCCGTTGTGGTATGTGGCGACTTCAACGATACCCCTGCCTCCTATGCCTATCACCGGATGAAAGGCGCGCTGACCGATGGATTCCGCGATGCCGGCCGGGGCTATCAATACACCTTCCGTCAGCTCAAACGTATCTGGCGGATCGATTATATCTTCTATTCCGACGAACTGAAAGGTCTGTCGTATGATTCCCCCGATACCCCCTACAGCGATCATAAGATGGTGGTATGGCGGGGTTGTATAGAACAGAAATAA
- a CDS encoding AAA family ATPase, producing the protein MENKKNMDSGTIEIHIEQLGPIRDSQIVLKPFMFFSGESGTGKSYTALLVHYIYCLLCNTALSDFFKELGVSYNQLMAEHPDDEAGVLYEFSLGQLEAWCSKAAVSYLGQMLGNPDLKAHISIRFKGVPDHYKYTFKKEVLNLSGDVMDYFDLIQLNNGHSVRVPHRSEKWGAIPLYLLFQISMKTIFGIKQSKTFLLPPSRGALVGLSDTTRWGVMASMGMYEEFLSDFSDLKAKKIDNADTRQQYKELSEKMLQGNIQIRENDLFYEQLGMEAPIPIMAAASSVKELTPFALMLQKEIVADYAILFEEPESHLHPEMQIQVADLLAYILNEGGRLQVTTHSDYFLRRINDLIRLHLLKKKMSEEAYTDFCQQHKLNPDITIPAEKVGAYYFQRQDTVVKILPQSAEEGIPFDTFSKVLKNEVTASSFVYDKLNELE; encoded by the coding sequence GTGGAAAATAAAAAAAACATGGATTCGGGAACGATAGAAATACATATAGAACAATTAGGGCCTATTCGTGATTCACAGATAGTTTTAAAGCCTTTTATGTTCTTCTCGGGTGAATCGGGAACTGGTAAGAGTTATACGGCATTATTGGTACACTATATCTATTGTCTGCTTTGTAATACGGCTCTTTCCGATTTCTTTAAGGAGTTGGGTGTATCATATAACCAATTAATGGCTGAACATCCGGACGACGAGGCAGGAGTATTATATGAGTTCTCCCTGGGGCAATTAGAAGCTTGGTGTAGTAAAGCAGCAGTTTCTTATTTAGGTCAAATGCTGGGAAATCCTGATCTGAAAGCCCACATATCCATCCGCTTTAAAGGAGTCCCTGACCATTATAAATATACGTTCAAAAAGGAAGTATTGAACTTGTCGGGTGATGTGATGGATTATTTCGACTTAATCCAGTTGAACAATGGACATTCGGTACGTGTTCCGCATCGTTCCGAAAAATGGGGAGCTATACCACTTTACCTGTTATTCCAAATATCAATGAAAACGATTTTTGGAATTAAGCAATCGAAGACCTTTTTGCTTCCTCCTTCCCGAGGGGCTTTAGTGGGTTTATCTGATACCACCCGCTGGGGAGTGATGGCTTCAATGGGAATGTATGAAGAATTTCTTTCGGATTTCTCTGATCTGAAAGCAAAGAAAATAGACAATGCAGACACCAGACAGCAATACAAGGAACTGAGTGAAAAAATGCTGCAAGGAAATATCCAAATCCGTGAGAACGATTTGTTTTATGAACAGCTTGGAATGGAAGCTCCTATTCCTATTATGGCGGCAGCTTCCTCTGTAAAAGAGTTGACTCCTTTCGCCTTGATGTTACAAAAGGAAATTGTTGCCGACTATGCCATCTTGTTTGAAGAACCAGAGTCTCATCTTCATCCGGAAATGCAAATTCAGGTAGCCGATTTACTGGCGTATATTTTGAATGAAGGAGGACGATTGCAGGTAACAACCCATAGCGATTATTTTCTTCGCAGAATCAATGACCTGATCCGGTTGCATCTGCTGAAAAAGAAAATGTCGGAAGAGGCATATACTGATTTCTGTCAGCAGCACAAATTGAATCCGGATATAACCATTCCGGCGGAAAAGGTTGGTGCCTACTATTTCCAGCGACAGGATACAGTTGTGAAGATTCTTCCTCAATCTGCCGAGGAAGGCATTCCGTTTGATACCTTTTCAAAAGTTTTAAAAAACGAGGTAACGGCAAGTTCTTTCGTGTATGACAAGTTAAACGAATTAGAATGA
- a CDS encoding SDR family oxidoreductase produces the protein MNVLVTGGAGFIGSNLCEHLLANGHTVRCLDNFATGKPENIFPLLEKYPETFTLQVGDIRNLDDCRKAVEGVEYVLHEAALGSVPRSIKDPITTNDVNIGGFMNMIVASRDAGIKRFVFAASSSTYGDSKSLPKVEDVIGKPLSPYAITKYVDELYADVFARTYQFEYIGLRYFNVFGRRQDPFGAYAAVIPLFVKKFMAHEAPNINGDGEYSRDFTYIDNVIQMNMLALTTENPDAVNQIYNTAFGERTTLNQLVQYLKEYLSDFDPEIAKIEPTHGPNRAGDIPHSLACVDKAKKLLGYDPKYSMKDGLKEAVKWYWENI, from the coding sequence ATGAACGTACTCGTAACCGGAGGAGCCGGGTTTATAGGCTCTAATCTTTGTGAACATTTATTGGCAAATGGACATACAGTCCGTTGCTTGGATAATTTTGCAACCGGTAAGCCGGAAAATATTTTCCCCTTATTGGAAAAATATCCGGAAACATTTACTTTACAGGTCGGAGATATCCGTAACCTCGACGATTGCCGGAAAGCTGTAGAAGGCGTGGAATATGTACTACACGAAGCCGCATTAGGTTCTGTACCTCGTAGTATCAAAGATCCTATTACAACGAACGATGTCAATATCGGAGGCTTTATGAATATGATCGTAGCTTCGCGTGATGCCGGAATCAAGCGTTTTGTCTTTGCTGCCAGTTCTTCTACCTATGGGGATAGCAAGTCTTTACCGAAGGTAGAGGATGTAATCGGAAAGCCGCTTTCTCCGTATGCGATTACAAAGTATGTAGATGAATTATATGCAGATGTGTTTGCCCGTACTTATCAATTTGAGTATATCGGTCTCCGTTACTTTAATGTATTTGGCCGTCGGCAAGATCCGTTTGGAGCGTATGCCGCTGTTATTCCATTGTTTGTAAAGAAATTTATGGCACACGAAGCTCCGAATATCAATGGTGATGGTGAATATAGCCGTGATTTTACTTACATTGACAATGTGATCCAGATGAATATGTTGGCGTTGACTACAGAAAATCCGGATGCTGTCAATCAGATTTACAATACGGCTTTTGGCGAACGTACGACTTTGAACCAACTGGTACAGTATTTGAAAGAATATTTGTCTGATTTTGATCCGGAAATTGCGAAGATCGAACCGACACATGGACCGAATCGGGCTGGCGATATACCTCATTCTTTAGCTTGTGTGGACAAAGCAAAGAAATTATTGGGTTATGATCCGAAATACAGCATGAAAGACGGTTTGAAAGAGGCTGTTAAATGGTATTGGGAAAATATTTGA
- a CDS encoding nucleotide sugar dehydrogenase, whose protein sequence is MNNETKICVIGLGYVGLPLARLFSTKYKTVGFDMNPNRVKALMDGHDATLEVSDELLQSAIANGFVCTSDIEAIRDCNFYVVAVPTPVDENNNPDLTPLYGASTTVGKVISKGDIVVYESTVYPGVTEDECIPVVEQVSGLKFNEDFFAGYSPERINPGDKLHTVEKIKKVTSGSTPEIGQKVNEIYASVITAGTHLAPSIKVAEAAKVIENSQRDINIAFVNELSHIFTKMNIDTSDVLEAASTKWNFLPFKPGLVGGHCIGVDPYYLAQCAQHHGYNPEIILAGRRMNDGMGEYVATETVKHMLKKGIQVLNSEIIILGFTFKENCPDVRNTKVIDIYRTLKEYNVNVTVYDPWANPAIAKHEYGIDVVNELPSEKFDAAIAAVAHKKFEEMDVLSLLKDKHVIFDVKCTLDRNIIDARL, encoded by the coding sequence ATGAATAACGAAACAAAAATCTGTGTCATTGGGTTAGGGTATGTTGGTTTACCTTTAGCTCGTTTATTTTCAACAAAGTACAAAACGGTAGGATTTGATATGAATCCTAACCGAGTAAAAGCCCTAATGGATGGACATGATGCTACATTAGAGGTCAGTGATGAATTGTTACAAAGTGCCATTGCAAATGGCTTTGTTTGTACCAGTGATATAGAGGCTATTCGAGATTGTAATTTTTATGTAGTAGCTGTTCCGACTCCGGTTGATGAAAACAACAATCCAGATTTAACACCGTTGTATGGTGCCAGTACGACAGTAGGTAAGGTAATTTCTAAGGGAGATATTGTAGTTTATGAATCTACCGTTTATCCGGGCGTGACAGAAGATGAATGTATTCCGGTTGTAGAGCAAGTTTCTGGTTTGAAATTTAATGAAGATTTCTTTGCAGGTTATTCACCGGAACGTATTAATCCGGGGGATAAATTGCATACGGTAGAAAAAATCAAGAAAGTAACTTCTGGTTCTACGCCGGAAATCGGACAAAAAGTCAATGAAATTTATGCTTCTGTGATTACGGCTGGTACACATTTGGCTCCCAGTATTAAAGTGGCCGAAGCAGCGAAAGTAATTGAAAATTCTCAACGTGATATCAACATTGCTTTTGTAAATGAACTCTCACATATTTTTACAAAAATGAATATTGATACTTCTGATGTACTTGAAGCTGCTAGTACTAAATGGAATTTTCTACCTTTTAAACCAGGATTAGTAGGAGGTCACTGTATCGGAGTTGATCCATATTATTTGGCACAATGTGCTCAGCATCATGGTTATAATCCTGAGATTATCTTGGCTGGTCGTCGTATGAACGATGGCATGGGAGAGTATGTTGCTACTGAAACCGTTAAGCATATGCTTAAGAAAGGCATTCAGGTACTCAACTCTGAAATCATTATCCTTGGCTTCACATTCAAGGAGAACTGTCCTGACGTTCGAAATACCAAAGTTATCGATATCTATCGTACCCTCAAGGAGTATAATGTTAACGTAACCGTTTACGATCCATGGGCTAATCCTGCTATCGCAAAGCACGAGTATGGTATTGATGTAGTCAACGAACTCCCTTCAGAGAAGTTTGATGCAGCTATTGCTGCCGTAGCACACAAGAAGTTCGAAGAAATGGATGTTCTATCCCTCCTCAAGGACAAGCACGTTATTTTCGATGTGAAGTGTACACTCGACCGCAACATTATTGATGCACGTTTGTAA
- a CDS encoding lipopolysaccharide biosynthesis protein, with the protein MLNSSTNNKRIAKNTLLLYFRMLFTMIVGLFTSRVILNALGVEDFGIYNVVGGVVAMFSMISGSLNAAISRFLTYELGSGNKGNLNKVFSSAVTIQILLAVIIIVFAETIGIWFLNTHMTIPENRIGAANWVYQFSILTFAINLINVPFNASIISHEQMSVFAYISIIEVLGKLVIAYGVYVSPMDKLIFYSMLLSLMSVVLWAIYVSYCKIHFEECTYHISFDRDLLKKMFSFAGWNFIGASAAVLRDQGGNIIINIFFGPAVNAARGIAMQVSGAVQGFVANFQTALNPQITKNYASGNYDYMMKLVFQGARLSYCIMFILALPIIITAPYLLYLWLGIVPEHTVNFVRLVLIFALSETLAGPLITAMLATGNIRNYQIAVGSFQLLNVPISYVCLKLGLPAESVLVISIVISVVCEFVRLWMLRSMIRISARAFLKNVYLNVIVCSVIAFILPYVVNHFLPQNLYSFLLVCVVSVISACASIYYVGLNKPEKNMVKSQLIKLKNKL; encoded by the coding sequence ATGTTGAATTCTTCTACAAATAATAAACGCATAGCAAAAAATACATTGTTGTTATATTTCCGAATGTTGTTCACTATGATTGTGGGCTTATTTACCTCGCGCGTTATTTTGAATGCATTGGGAGTAGAAGATTTTGGTATATACAATGTAGTTGGTGGAGTTGTTGCAATGTTTTCCATGATATCAGGTTCATTGAATGCAGCAATTAGCAGATTTTTAACCTATGAGCTTGGATCAGGAAATAAAGGAAATCTAAATAAGGTATTTTCATCAGCTGTAACTATCCAAATCCTATTGGCTGTAATAATTATAGTCTTTGCAGAAACTATTGGTATTTGGTTCTTGAACACTCACATGACTATACCTGAAAACAGAATAGGTGCAGCAAATTGGGTATATCAATTTTCTATTTTAACATTTGCTATTAACCTAATTAACGTACCTTTTAATGCTTCGATTATTTCTCATGAACAAATGTCCGTATTCGCATATATTAGTATTATTGAGGTTCTAGGAAAGTTAGTAATAGCTTATGGAGTATACGTTTCGCCTATGGATAAACTTATTTTTTACTCTATGCTTTTGAGCTTAATGTCAGTTGTGTTATGGGCAATATACGTAAGCTATTGCAAAATACACTTTGAGGAATGCACATATCATATTTCGTTCGATAGAGATCTATTAAAAAAAATGTTTTCATTTGCAGGATGGAATTTCATTGGTGCATCTGCAGCCGTTCTTAGAGATCAGGGTGGAAATATTATTATTAATATTTTCTTTGGACCAGCAGTAAATGCTGCCAGAGGAATAGCAATGCAAGTAAGTGGGGCAGTTCAAGGATTTGTTGCTAATTTTCAAACAGCATTAAACCCTCAGATTACCAAAAACTATGCTTCAGGTAATTACGACTATATGATGAAACTGGTTTTTCAAGGTGCACGTCTCTCGTATTGTATTATGTTCATTCTTGCTTTGCCTATTATTATTACAGCACCGTATTTGTTGTATCTTTGGTTAGGAATAGTTCCGGAACATACAGTGAACTTTGTTAGATTAGTTCTTATATTTGCGTTAAGTGAGACCTTAGCTGGACCACTTATTACTGCAATGCTTGCAACTGGCAATATTCGTAACTATCAAATAGCAGTAGGAAGTTTTCAATTGCTTAATGTGCCAATCTCTTATGTGTGTCTTAAACTTGGATTACCGGCAGAATCGGTACTTGTAATATCTATAGTAATATCTGTTGTTTGCGAGTTTGTTAGATTGTGGATGCTGAGAAGTATGATTCGTATTTCAGCAAGGGCATTTTTAAAAAATGTTTATCTCAACGTAATTGTATGTTCTGTTATCGCATTCATTTTACCTTATGTTGTTAACCATTTCTTGCCACAAAATTTATACTCTTTTTTATTAGTATGTGTAGTTTCAGTTATTAGTGCTTGTGCATCAATATACTACGTTGGCTTGAATAAACCGGAGAAGAATATGGTTAAATCACAACTTATAAAACTTAAGAATAAGTTATAA